One window of the Betaproteobacteria bacterium genome contains the following:
- a CDS encoding ABC transporter permease, with protein MLFSDALRLALRAITAQRLRSFLTLLGIAVGIAAVILLTSIGEGIHRFVLGEFTQFGTNNITIVPGKTKTGGTPSGLPSSARPLTLDDARALERLPHIVAVTPNARGNAEVEGNGRTRRTLIYGVNAQMPAVFKARVRSGQFLPAEDGDAGARAFVVLGPKLKNELFGSENPLGQRLRIGGLHFRIIGIMESKGQFLGIDLDDSAFIPAGRAQELFNREGVDEINVSAAEGVPSAMVASAIKERLIARHSREDFTIVTQEEMLKTLSNILDVLTLAVGALGGISLLVGGVGIVTIMTIAVSERTGEIGLLVALGAPRRSILALFLGEAVALSALGGLFGLILGVGLAQAIHLAVPALPVHTPLAFVIAAEVAAAAIGLLAGVLPARRAALLDPVEALRTQ; from the coding sequence ATGCTCTTTTCCGACGCCCTCCGCCTCGCCCTGCGCGCCATCACCGCCCAGCGCCTCAGGAGCTTCCTCACGCTCCTGGGCATCGCCGTGGGCATTGCCGCGGTGATCCTGCTCACGTCCATCGGCGAGGGCATCCATCGCTTCGTCCTGGGCGAATTCACCCAGTTCGGCACCAACAACATCACCATCGTGCCAGGCAAGACCAAGACCGGGGGAACACCCTCGGGCCTGCCTTCCAGCGCCCGCCCCCTGACCCTGGACGATGCCCGGGCCCTGGAGCGGCTGCCTCACATCGTCGCCGTCACCCCCAACGCCCGGGGCAACGCCGAGGTGGAGGGCAACGGCCGCACCCGGCGCACCTTGATCTATGGGGTCAACGCCCAAATGCCGGCAGTCTTCAAGGCCCGCGTGCGAAGCGGCCAGTTCCTGCCTGCGGAGGACGGCGACGCCGGTGCCCGGGCCTTCGTGGTCCTCGGCCCCAAGCTGAAGAACGAGTTGTTCGGCAGCGAGAACCCCCTTGGCCAGCGCCTGCGCATCGGCGGCCTGCACTTCCGCATCATCGGCATCATGGAATCCAAGGGCCAGTTCCTCGGCATCGACCTGGACGACAGCGCCTTCATCCCCGCCGGCCGCGCCCAGGAGTTGTTCAACCGGGAAGGCGTGGACGAGATCAACGTCTCCGCCGCCGAAGGCGTGCCCTCGGCCATGGTCGCCAGCGCCATCAAGGAGCGCCTGATCGCCCGCCACAGCCGCGAGGATTTCACCATCGTCACCCAGGAGGAGATGCTGAAAACCCTCTCCAACATCCTCGACGTGCTGACCCTGGCCGTCGGTGCCCTGGGCGGGATTTCGCTGCTGGTGGGTGGGGTCGGCATCGTCACCATCATGACCATCGCCGTCAGCGAGCGCACCGGCGAGATCGGCCTGCTGGTGGCCCTGGGAGCGCCGCGGCGCTCCATCCTCGCCCTCTTTCTCGGCGAGGCGGTGGCGCTTTCCGCCCTGGGAGGGCTCTTCGGCCTGATCCTTGGCGTCGGCCTGGCTCAGGCGATCCATCTGGCCGTCCCCGCGCTCCCCGTCCATACGCCCTTGGCCTTCGTCATCGCGGCGGAAGTCGCCGCAGCGGCTATCGGCCTGCTGGCCGGCGTTCTCCCCGCCCGCCGCGCAGCCCTGCTCGACCCGGTAGAAGCCCTGCGCACCCAGTAA
- a CDS encoding ABC transporter permease, which translates to MRTADILRFARDAAVGTPLRTGLSVLAMSIGVAAVVVLTALGDGARRYVVGQFSSLGTNLVIVLPGKTGTGGFNPATAITSTPRDLTVDDAAALLRAPAVKRLAPLTVGTSELSFGGKLREGMVAGSTAELLAVRNFELAQGSFLPEEDWNRGAPVVVIGAKIREEVFGATPAVGQLVRVGDRRVRVVGVLKSAGTGLGMDTDQLIIVPVALAQAMFNSNTLFRILVEAKSREAIPAARDQVLAILKARHQGEEDVTVITQDAVLATFDKLLGALTLGVAGIAAISLAVAGILVMNVMLVAVTQRTGEIGLLKALGAPGRTIRAVFLTEAAMLSTVGAGVGYGLGQLGAFGIRLAFPVFPAYPPDWAVIAGLGTALATGLIFGVMPARRAARMDPVQALMKH; encoded by the coding sequence ATGCGCACCGCCGATATCCTGCGCTTCGCCCGCGACGCGGCCGTCGGCACCCCATTGCGCACCGGCCTCTCGGTGCTGGCCATGTCCATCGGCGTCGCCGCCGTGGTGGTCCTCACCGCCCTGGGGGACGGGGCACGGCGCTACGTGGTGGGGCAGTTTTCTTCCCTGGGCACCAATCTGGTCATCGTGCTGCCGGGCAAGACCGGCACCGGCGGCTTCAATCCCGCCACCGCCATCACCAGCACGCCGCGGGACCTCACGGTGGACGACGCCGCCGCCCTGCTGCGCGCCCCGGCGGTCAAGCGCCTGGCGCCGCTGACGGTGGGAACGTCCGAGCTGAGTTTCGGCGGCAAGCTGCGGGAAGGCATGGTCGCCGGCTCCACGGCTGAGCTTCTCGCCGTGCGCAATTTCGAACTCGCCCAGGGAAGCTTCCTGCCCGAGGAAGACTGGAACCGCGGCGCCCCCGTGGTGGTGATCGGCGCCAAGATCCGCGAGGAAGTCTTTGGCGCCACCCCGGCCGTCGGCCAACTGGTGCGTGTCGGCGACCGCCGGGTGCGGGTGGTGGGAGTGCTCAAGTCCGCCGGCACCGGCCTGGGGATGGATACCGATCAGCTCATCATCGTCCCCGTGGCCCTGGCCCAGGCCATGTTCAATTCCAACACCCTGTTCCGCATCCTGGTGGAGGCCAAGAGCCGGGAGGCCATCCCCGCCGCCCGGGACCAGGTGCTGGCCATCCTCAAGGCCCGCCACCAGGGCGAGGAGGACGTCACGGTCATCACCCAGGACGCCGTGCTGGCCACCTTCGACAAGCTCCTCGGCGCGCTCACCCTGGGCGTCGCCGGCATCGCCGCCATCAGCCTCGCCGTGGCCGGCATCCTGGTGATGAACGTCATGCTGGTGGCCGTCACCCAGCGTACGGGCGAAATCGGGCTGCTCAAGGCCCTGGGCGCCCCGGGCCGCACCATCCGCGCCGTGTTTCTCACCGAGGCGGCCATGCTCTCTACCGTGGGGGCCGGCGTCGGTTACGGATTGGGCCAACTCGGCGCCTTTGGCATCCGCCTTGCCTTTCCGGTCTTTCCCGCCTACCCGCCCGATTGGGCAGTCATCGCCGGCCTCGGCACGGCGCTTGCCACCGGCCTCATCTTCGGCGTCATGCCGGCCCGCCGGGCGGCACGGATGGACCCGGTGCAGGCTTTGATGAAGCATTGA
- a CDS encoding MaoC family dehydratase, with the protein MIYTVADLVPGMTDSLAKTITEADIVLYAGISTDVNPAHLDEEFGKSTQFGGRIAHGMLTASLISAVLGTRLPGPGCIYVAQSLRFKSPVRPGDTVRATATVREVYPERNRVVLDTVCTVGDRVVIEGEATMMPAKAPRP; encoded by the coding sequence ATGATCTACACCGTCGCCGACCTTGTCCCGGGAATGACCGACAGTCTCGCCAAAACCATCACCGAAGCGGACATCGTCCTCTACGCGGGCATTTCCACCGATGTGAACCCCGCCCATCTCGACGAGGAGTTTGGCAAGAGCACGCAATTCGGTGGCCGCATCGCCCACGGCATGCTGACCGCCAGCCTCATCTCCGCCGTTCTGGGCACGCGCCTGCCCGGCCCCGGCTGCATCTACGTGGCCCAAAGCCTGCGCTTCAAATCCCCGGTCCGGCCGGGGGACACGGTCAGGGCCACGGCGACGGTGCGCGAGGTCTATCCGGAGCGCAACCGGGTGGTGCTGGATACCGTCTGCACCGTGGGAGACCGCGTGGTCATCGAGGGCGAAGCGACCATGATGCCCGCCAAGGCCCCCCGTCCGTGA